The Leptolyngbya iicbica LK region GTGTTGGGTGTCGTCATACAAAATCTTTTCGTAGATTTCGTCAGACACCACATAAATGTCCGTCTCCAAAACCACTGTCGCCAACGCCCGAATTTCGGCTGGCGTGTAAACCGTGCCCGTTGGATTGGAAGGTGAATTAAGGACAAATAATTTGGTTTTATCCGTAATCGCTGCTCGCAATTGGGCAGGCGTAATCTTGTAGTCACTTTCTGGCGTGGTCGGCACAATAACTGGCGTGCCCCCCGCCAGCTTCACCATCTCCGGATAGCTCACCCAATAAGGCGCGGGAATGATCACCTCGTCCCCCGGCTCGATCGCCACCATCATCAGTCCATAAAGCGAATGCTTGCCGCCGTTGGTAACAATAACGTTCTCCGCCTGGTAGTCGAGATGATTATCGGTTCGCAGTTTTTGGGCGATCGCTTCTCGCAGGGCCGGCTCCCCAGCGGCTGGACCGTACCGGGTTTTGCCTTCGTCCAGAGCACGTTTAGCCGCCGCTTTAATATGAGTCGGAGTATCAAAATCCGGCTCCCCCGCACTAAAGCTGCAAACATCAATCCCCGCAGCTTTCATGGCCTTGGCCTCTGCGGAAATTGCCAGGGTCATCGACGGGGTGACTTGCTGAATTCTGTTGGCCAATTCCATGTCTGAATCCGTGTTCGGCTCGGTACTTAACAACGACGATTAGCTCTTAAGCGTAACCTGAATCACGGCTGGGTGCTGTCCCCACCAGCATTTCTTTGCCTGGGATAAAAAACTCAATATTGGCGGGCGATCGCGGCGCCAAAACTCCGTGCGAGTGCAGCCACTAACGCTGCCCTGGTCGCCGCCAGACAAAAATTCGGCTCATTATTTTGTCATTGTTAAGACTAATGAAGTCAGCGCGTTCACCGGTTATGGAAATTCAGCGATCGCGGGGAAAAGTTGACGAAATCTGACAGTGCGTTATCGACTTTGGCAAATTGCGTCGGTAACCCCAGCATCGCAGTAAGATTAAAGGCGATCTGATCATCAACCCGCATTCCCGAATGGCACCACGCAAACTTTCTGACGCCGATAAACGACAAATCACTAGCATTTATTGCCAACCGGGAGAAACGACCTCGACCTTAGCAAACAAGTTTGGCATCAGCAGCAGCACTGTCAGCCGGGTGTTGAAGCAAGTCCTCCCCGACGAGGAATATACCAAACTCATGAAATGGAAGCGGAGCGGTGAGCGAGGCAGTTTTCCACTCGCGAGTAGCCCCGTAGTGGAACAACTGGAAGCTGAAACCAACACCTCGGAGACAGCCGAAGACACATCTTCAGAAGCGCCCGATTCCGCAGCACCGGCTGGTACCGATACGAATGCGGAAGAGGCCGACTCAGACTCACCAGAAGTTGCCGCCGACTCAGATACCGCGACTACCGCCACCAAAGAGCGCCCCATGCGGCGACGCCGACGGTCAACAGCAGCGACGACTGACACCGAAGAGCCACAGCCAGAAACTGCCGCCACCTCCGATGCCTTAGCCGATGACTCAACTAAGGATGATTCAGCTGAAAATGCTGCAAAAACCACCACGCCCAAACCCGTCCCAGCTCCCCGTCGAGTGATCGCCCCCCCTGTAAAAGCTGACGAAGATGAAGAGCAAGAAGTCGCCGCCTGGGTCTCTGAGGGGCTGGCCGACTCGGAAGACTATGACGAAGAAGCGGATGAAGACTGGGATGACGAAACTTGGGATGATGATGACGAGACCGACGAGGCCGAATCCTACAGCGTGCCTCGCGAAGCTGAGTTAACGATTCACTCGTTCGATAGCTTCTCGCTTACCAAGCCGTGCTATCTAGTCGTCGATCGCATGGCAGAGCTCATCACCTGTCCACTCAAGGACTTCTCTGAGCTGGGGGTGATTCCCCCTGGAGAAGAGCAAGCCCGGACATTGCCAGTATTTGATAACCATCGGGTCGCCCGACGCTTTGCCCGACGCAACCAACGCATCATTAAAGTGCCGGATGGACTGATGCTGAATAAAACTCAGGGATACCTAGAAGCGAAAGGGATCACCCGAATTTTGTTCGAGGGAGAAGTCTACGCTTTGAGCCCCAATTAAACCCGCACTGGGCAACAAGGCCCAAAATTCTGGGGTGCATGACACGATGTCATGCACCCCCAAAGGTTCACAGCAGGTATATTGTGCAAGACCTGTCCAGCTGCTTCATCTGCGTAGTCATCATCCCACGCAAAAATAATCACGCTGCAACAGGAAACTGCTGAGCAATCAGCAATCTATCCTGAAAGTTCTTGGCTAAAGTGGCGATCGCCGAGCCCAGCGAAGCTACCGATCAGACCAATCGTCTGCCTCTTCATCAGTGTCAAAGAGGGCTCCCATTAAGGAAGCATCCATCTCCATACGCTGTTCCATTTGCCGCAGAAAATATCCAGTCATCATGGCCGACGCCAGTAGACCCGCCAGATTTTCTCGGTCAGTAGAGACTTGGACATTAAAGCCATCACCGGGCAATACCCCAATGAGACCTTGCACATTTTGCGAAATGATCTGCTTAATTTCGGGAGTGACCGCCTGGGCCACCCGACTCAATACCTCCGGCGACTGATGCTTGAGGTATTGCAGAAGCTGATTACCAGCTTCGTCATCGACATGCAGGCCTACAAAATCAACGCGCTCAGGGTTAAATGTCATGGAAATCCTGCTGTTCCTATCTCCTAAACCTTAGACCGCCTGACTAAATTATTCCAGTCGGTAATCTACACAAACGCTGCAAAAGCCTTGACCAGCAAGGGATCACTGGCTTGACGGCCAACTTACAGCATCCGCCCGGTTTTGTGTTGTTCCACCTTAACAAATGATGGGCTGTTCGCTAGGGTGCTGCTCCGGTCTCTAGCAACTTGAGATTAGGCCTCTGGTCCGGTCGCAGAAGATAGCGACTCAGCAGTTGCTTCCGACTCGGCTGGTGATGGGGGCGCGCCATCAGGACTGTCATCAGCATCCCCATCAGCAGTGGACTTTTGAGCCTTGGCGACTGGTTGAGTAAAGGCGGGCAGGTCGTCAATTTCGAAGTGCTGGTGAAATTTATTAGTCACCTGTAGCCAAAACGAGCGGCCATCGGCTTGGCGACGTTTCCTCACGAAGCCCAGATTGACCAGTTCGTTAACGTGTTGATACGCGCCCGACCCCCGAATATCGATCAGGTCAGTCTGGGCGATGGGGCCTCGCAAGGCGATCGCGGCCAAGGTGCGCAGGGCCCCCACTCCCAAATCGAGGGGAATCAGCGTATCGACCAGATGGCGAAAGCCCGATTTCAATTGCAGGCAATAGCCATCTTTAGTCTCAATGATTTCCAGAGCACTCTCGCGGTGGGCGTACTCATTCATGAGGTCCATCAGCCCTTCTTCGGCCATCTCGCGATCGCACCCAGCATATTCCGCCAGGTTAGCGATATTGAGCGGCCGTCCCTTGAGATACAAAATTGCTTCGATGACGCTGGCCAGTTTAGGCATGGCGACGTTTAATCCAGATTGCGACCAGTGAGCTCTACAAAGATATCTTCTAAATTCGATGGGCGCGTCATCATGCCAGTTTTGTCGGGCTGCTGCTCAAAATAGTCATTGGCTTCGGCCAGGGTGCCAAAAAACTGATAATCCCAGCGATCGCCCGTTTGCCGCATGAGAATGCCCTCACCATGCCGCTCGCGCAACTCAGCCAGCGTCCCCAAGGCAATGAGCTGCCCCTGATCCAAAATGCCAATGCGGTTGCACAAAAACTCCACCTCTTCCATATAGTGGGTGGTCAGCAGCATCGTCATGCCTTGCTGATTCAGTGAACGAATAATTTCCCAGAGGCGGCGACGAGTCTGCGGATCGAGCCCCACCGTGGGCTCATCCAAAAACAAAATTTTGGGGTTATGTAAGAGCGCTCGGGCAATTTGCAGCCGTCGCTTCATGCCGCCAGATAGCGTCTTGACCTTGCTATCGCGGCGATCGCCCAGCTCCACAAACCCGAGCCATTCATCAATCCGCTTTTGCCGTTGCGGGTTGGGAATGTGGTGCATCCGCCCATGTAGCTCCATGTTTTCCCAAACCGTGAGATCACCATCCACACTGGTTTGTTGCAACACCACGCCAATCTGGCGTCGCACATCCATTGGGTCACGCCGCACGTCAAACCCTGCCACCACCAAATTGCCATCCGAAGGCTGAGTCAACGTCGTCAACATGCGAATCGTGGTGGACTTACCGGCTCCATTGGGGCCGAGCAACCCAAAACTTTCACCCGGCTGAATCGTCAGAGACAAGTCATTTACAACGTGCAAGCTGTTGTAAACCTTGTGCAAATTTTGAACGCAAACGGCAGCTGTCATAGAGTAATCACTGGGCCGGAAAAGGATTGAAGTTAGTAATAGCCCACTGATTAAACGTATCAAACCCTTGGCAGATTTAGCGGATAATGACGCACTGCTGGCCAAATCTGCACATGAGTACAGATCTGAAGAAATATGCGCTGTCATCTCGAGTCGTCCGTGTTGCTCA contains the following coding sequences:
- a CDS encoding DUF760 domain-containing protein, which translates into the protein MTFNPERVDFVGLHVDDEAGNQLLQYLKHQSPEVLSRVAQAVTPEIKQIISQNVQGLIGVLPGDGFNVQVSTDRENLAGLLASAMMTGYFLRQMEQRMEMDASLMGALFDTDEEADDWSDR
- a CDS encoding ABC transporter ATP-binding protein produces the protein MTAAVCVQNLHKVYNSLHVVNDLSLTIQPGESFGLLGPNGAGKSTTIRMLTTLTQPSDGNLVVAGFDVRRDPMDVRRQIGVVLQQTSVDGDLTVWENMELHGRMHHIPNPQRQKRIDEWLGFVELGDRRDSKVKTLSGGMKRRLQIARALLHNPKILFLDEPTVGLDPQTRRRLWEIIRSLNQQGMTMLLTTHYMEEVEFLCNRIGILDQGQLIALGTLAELRERHGEGILMRQTGDRWDYQFFGTLAEANDYFEQQPDKTGMMTRPSNLEDIFVELTGRNLD
- a CDS encoding pyridoxal phosphate-dependent aminotransferase, with the translated sequence MELANRIQQVTPSMTLAISAEAKAMKAAGIDVCSFSAGEPDFDTPTHIKAAAKRALDEGKTRYGPAAGEPALREAIAQKLRTDNHLDYQAENVIVTNGGKHSLYGLMMVAIEPGDEVIIPAPYWVSYPEMVKLAGGTPVIVPTTPESDYKITPAQLRAAITDKTKLFVLNSPSNPTGTVYTPAEIRALATVVLETDIYVVSDEIYEKILYDDTQHLSIGAVSPAVFERTIISNGFAKAYSMTGWRVGYLAGPQSLIKAVSILQGQSTSNVCTFAQYGAIAALTSPQDCVENMRLAFAERRAFIFDRVNRIAGLKATKPNGAFYLYVDIASLNLPSIEFCETLLKEHHVAMIPGIAFGKDGTVRISYATDMATIEEGMNRLEAFVKARL
- the scpB gene encoding SMC-Scp complex subunit ScpB, producing the protein MPKLASVIEAILYLKGRPLNIANLAEYAGCDREMAEEGLMDLMNEYAHRESALEIIETKDGYCLQLKSGFRHLVDTLIPLDLGVGALRTLAAIALRGPIAQTDLIDIRGSGAYQHVNELVNLGFVRKRRQADGRSFWLQVTNKFHQHFEIDDLPAFTQPVAKAQKSTADGDADDSPDGAPPSPAESEATAESLSSATGPEA